Proteins encoded within one genomic window of Bacillus thuringiensis:
- a CDS encoding M20 peptidase aminoacylase family protein: MKTLELQERLTEIFQHLHENPEVSWKEYETTAYITNFLKEEGISYKIFDDCPGVIAEIGSGNPVIAIRADMDALWQEVNGEFKANHSCGHDAHMTIVMGLILQLKNMRWKSGTVRFIFQPAEEKGNGALKMVEKGAVDDADFLFGVHLRPIEELSLKQAAPSIRHGAAGFLEGTIHGEDAHGARPHQGINAIDVISMINIGLKNIWLPPQSSYSVKMTRCQAGGDNLNIIPGNGHFSLDVRAENNTLLEELKKKIEHVIESAASMGSKTSYEWIDLAPGAEVSEEAERFMRKGILEVYGEDKCTGPLYTTGSDDFHYYTVKRPHLKAVMLGLGADLQPGLHHPYMKFDHSCIMDGVEILKQTVLKVLEDRG; encoded by the coding sequence TTGAAAACATTAGAACTACAAGAGCGTTTAACTGAAATTTTTCAGCATTTACATGAAAACCCTGAAGTGAGTTGGAAAGAGTATGAAACGACAGCGTATATTACTAACTTTTTAAAAGAAGAAGGAATTTCATATAAAATATTTGATGATTGTCCAGGCGTGATTGCTGAAATTGGAAGCGGAAATCCAGTTATTGCGATTCGTGCTGATATGGATGCACTTTGGCAAGAAGTGAATGGAGAATTTAAGGCGAATCATTCGTGTGGTCACGATGCTCATATGACGATTGTAATGGGGCTTATTTTACAATTAAAGAATATGAGATGGAAAAGCGGTACGGTTCGATTTATTTTTCAGCCGGCAGAAGAGAAAGGGAATGGAGCTTTAAAAATGGTAGAGAAAGGTGCTGTGGATGATGCGGATTTCCTATTCGGTGTTCATTTGCGCCCAATTGAAGAACTATCTTTGAAACAAGCTGCCCCATCAATTCGTCACGGAGCAGCAGGATTTTTAGAGGGTACGATTCACGGAGAAGATGCACATGGAGCACGCCCACATCAAGGGATAAATGCGATTGATGTTATTTCCATGATTAATATTGGTTTGAAAAACATATGGCTACCACCGCAAAGTTCCTATTCAGTAAAGATGACGAGGTGCCAAGCTGGTGGTGATAATTTAAATATTATTCCGGGTAACGGTCATTTTAGTTTAGATGTAAGGGCAGAGAATAATACACTATTAGAAGAGTTAAAGAAAAAGATAGAGCATGTCATAGAATCAGCTGCATCGATGGGATCGAAAACTTCATATGAGTGGATTGATCTCGCACCAGGAGCTGAAGTTTCAGAAGAAGCTGAGCGATTTATGCGTAAAGGTATTCTTGAAGTGTATGGGGAAGATAAATGTACGGGACCACTTTATACGACAGGAAGCGATGATTTCCATTACTACACAGTGAAGAGACCACATTTAAAAGCTGTCATGCTTGGATTAGGAGCAGACCTACAACCTGGATTACACCATCCGTATATGAAGTTTGATCATAGTTGTATTATGGATGGGGTAGAAATATTAAAACAAACTGTATTGAAAGTGTTAGAAGACAGGGGCTAG
- a CDS encoding M48 family metallopeptidase encodes MVHTYLGETIHFHITYKKKKSVRLFVDSYGNVEVQAPKGTPVEYLVQLLEEKWDWIQTTRKEMQERALGPQEKDYDQGEGFLYLGNTYPIQISQDASITQDNAVFEGDKLHIYVKELKDEKVQQALKRFYYKQCKSLVEKSIKAHQSNFKTKPRSIRITDSSRTWGTCDSNLQLTFNWKLAMAPQRVIDYVVVHEMCHMVHLNHDRSFWRLVGKIMPDYKEMENWLALSSWKMTV; translated from the coding sequence ATGGTACATACATATTTAGGTGAGACAATTCATTTTCATATAACTTATAAAAAGAAAAAGTCTGTGCGTCTTTTTGTAGATTCGTACGGAAATGTGGAAGTGCAAGCTCCAAAAGGGACACCTGTTGAATACTTAGTCCAGTTGCTAGAGGAGAAGTGGGATTGGATTCAGACAACCCGTAAGGAAATGCAGGAGCGAGCGCTTGGACCACAGGAAAAGGATTATGATCAAGGAGAGGGCTTTTTGTATTTAGGAAACACGTATCCGATACAAATTTCTCAAGATGCAAGCATTACGCAAGATAATGCAGTGTTTGAGGGAGATAAGCTACATATTTATGTGAAAGAGCTTAAGGATGAGAAAGTACAGCAAGCTTTAAAACGATTTTACTATAAGCAGTGTAAGTCATTAGTAGAGAAGAGTATTAAAGCGCATCAAAGTAATTTCAAAACAAAACCACGCTCTATTCGTATTACAGATAGTAGTCGTACGTGGGGGACTTGTGATTCGAATTTACAACTAACATTCAATTGGAAGCTAGCGATGGCACCACAGCGAGTAATTGATTATGTAGTCGTTCACGAAATGTGCCATATGGTTCATTTAAATCATGATCGCTCTTTCTGGCGTCTTGTCGGGAAGATAATGCCTGATTATAAGGAAATGGAGAACTGGTTAGCGTTATCTAGTTGGAAGATGACGGTTTAG
- the ahpF gene encoding alkyl hydroperoxide reductase subunit F — translation MILDADIKTQLSQYLQLMENDILLKVSAGDDDVSKDMLALVDELATMSSKITVEKVELERTPSFSVNRPDEDTGVVFAGIPLGHEFTSLVLALLQVSGRAPKVEQKLIDQIKNIQGEYHFESYISLSCHNCPDVVQALNVMSVLNSGITHTMIDGAAFKEEVESKDIMAVPTVFLNGESFGSGRMTLEEILAKMGNGPDASELSDKDPYDVLVVGGGPAGASAAIYAARKGIRTGIVAERFGGQVMDTMGIENFISVKRTEGPKLVASLEEHVKEYDIDVMNLQRAKRLEKKELIEVELENGAILKSKSVIVSTGARWRNVGVPGEAEFKNKGVAYCPHCDGPLFTGKDVAVIGGGNSGIEAAIDLAGIVKHVTVLEFMPELKADAVLQERLNSLPNVTVLKNVQTKEITGTDKVNGISYIDRETEEVHHVELQGVFVQIGLVPNTDWLGETVERVRGEIVTDKHGATNVPGVFAAGDCTNNPYKQIIISMGSGANAALGAFDYLIRN, via the coding sequence ATGATACTAGATGCAGATATAAAAACACAACTATCCCAATATCTTCAATTAATGGAGAACGATATTTTACTTAAAGTAAGCGCAGGAGACGATGACGTATCTAAAGATATGTTAGCTCTAGTAGACGAATTAGCTACTATGTCATCTAAGATTACAGTAGAAAAAGTTGAATTAGAGAGAACACCAAGCTTTAGCGTAAACCGCCCTGATGAAGACACTGGTGTCGTATTCGCTGGTATTCCATTAGGACACGAATTTACTTCATTAGTGTTAGCTTTACTACAAGTAAGTGGACGCGCTCCAAAAGTTGAACAAAAATTAATCGATCAAATTAAAAACATTCAAGGCGAATATCATTTTGAATCTTATATCAGCCTAAGTTGTCATAACTGTCCTGATGTTGTACAAGCTCTTAACGTAATGAGCGTTCTTAACTCTGGTATTACACATACTATGATTGATGGCGCTGCATTCAAAGAGGAAGTAGAAAGCAAAGACATCATGGCAGTACCAACAGTTTTCCTAAACGGCGAATCTTTCGGAAGCGGTCGTATGACACTTGAAGAAATTTTAGCTAAAATGGGTAACGGTCCAGATGCATCAGAGCTTTCTGATAAAGATCCATACGATGTTCTTGTTGTTGGTGGCGGCCCTGCTGGTGCAAGTGCAGCAATTTATGCAGCACGTAAAGGTATCCGCACTGGTATCGTTGCTGAACGCTTCGGTGGTCAAGTAATGGATACTATGGGTATTGAGAACTTCATCAGCGTAAAACGCACTGAAGGTCCTAAGCTAGTAGCAAGTCTTGAAGAGCACGTAAAAGAATACGACATCGATGTAATGAATCTACAACGTGCGAAACGTTTAGAGAAAAAAGAACTTATTGAAGTGGAACTTGAAAACGGCGCTATTCTGAAAAGTAAGAGCGTAATCGTTTCAACAGGTGCTCGCTGGCGTAATGTTGGCGTACCAGGTGAAGCTGAGTTCAAAAATAAAGGTGTAGCATACTGTCCACACTGTGACGGTCCATTATTCACTGGAAAAGACGTAGCAGTTATCGGCGGAGGTAACTCTGGTATTGAAGCGGCTATCGACTTAGCAGGTATTGTTAAGCACGTAACTGTTCTTGAATTCATGCCAGAATTAAAAGCTGATGCTGTATTACAAGAGCGTCTTAACAGCTTACCAAACGTAACTGTTCTGAAAAACGTTCAAACGAAAGAAATCACTGGTACTGATAAAGTAAACGGTATTTCTTACATCGATCGTGAAACTGAAGAAGTTCATCACGTTGAATTACAAGGTGTATTCGTACAAATCGGTCTTGTGCCAAACACAGACTGGTTAGGCGAAACAGTTGAACGCGTTCGCGGTGAAATCGTAACAGACAAGCACGGCGCTACAAACGTACCAGGAGTGTTTGCTGCAGGTGACTGTACAAATAATCCGTACAAACAAATCATCATCTCTATGGGTTCAGGTGCAAACGCAGCTTTAGGTGCATTTGATTACTTAATCCGTAACTAA
- a CDS encoding GAF domain-containing sensor histidine kinase: MLSDQARYSRLANITKIINTKLELREVLQRVTMAISEEIVKCNAVGIYLPQEDGTFRGFAGKPETINGVTLDTQVIDPEIDLLAKEVIETQKTIYIPDTSKDHRPDPRPVAAFKIKSLLALPISFGQELFGLVFLFDYGIPMNLTNSEIQSVEAYVNMAAVAIQNANNLTQKENLIAEKQLLLNVTRDLSMCSSIQESFDKCFFYLGQILESNSMAAHLLDPLDKTTIKTTKLSKDCDWTEADWMEKSYEAKIQEVIQTKNIDSKGLLMIPLVLMGEVLGVIVVDKEGKAHNYDNSQMQLAKSIVDATAPTFSNLLYMDRLESMVEERTRELAVANEKVTSVIESITDGFFTLNNTWEFTYVNKHQYFPQRKTAKDVLGKNIWEIFPSSIDEVMYKELHRVMSERTTVYFEFFSGPDEYWYEVIAYPYDDGISCIFKNITEKKQYEQELKRLSNIDLIGQMAAGISHEIRNPMTTVRGFLQLLKEEPTYEKHNKHFNLMIEELDRANSIITEFLSMGNTRKSDLQMLDLNSIIRDIIPLIKIDTHNQNKYIQVDTNDIPELLLNRNEIRQLLINLYRNGLEAMDTEKVLTISTYKEGRDCVVLAVRDQGKGIRPEVLEKLGTPFYTTKDNGTGLGLGICYAIAARHNAKIEIQTGSEGTTFFVKFNYDNNEK, from the coding sequence ATGTTAAGTGATCAGGCGAGATATTCTAGGCTCGCGAATATAACAAAAATAATAAATACAAAACTAGAACTACGTGAAGTATTGCAGCGTGTAACAATGGCGATATCAGAGGAGATTGTTAAGTGCAACGCTGTTGGAATCTATTTACCCCAGGAAGATGGAACATTTAGAGGGTTTGCAGGAAAACCAGAGACAATAAATGGCGTAACGCTCGATACTCAGGTAATTGATCCTGAAATAGACTTACTGGCAAAAGAAGTTATTGAAACCCAAAAAACCATTTATATTCCTGATACATCAAAGGATCATCGGCCGGATCCGAGACCAGTTGCTGCGTTCAAAATTAAGTCCTTATTAGCTCTACCTATCTCATTTGGGCAAGAGTTATTTGGTCTGGTTTTTTTATTTGATTATGGAATTCCAATGAACTTAACAAATTCAGAAATTCAAAGTGTTGAAGCTTATGTAAATATGGCTGCGGTCGCAATTCAAAACGCAAATAATTTAACACAAAAGGAAAACCTTATTGCCGAGAAGCAGCTGTTACTAAATGTTACCCGTGATTTATCAATGTGTTCCTCGATACAGGAGAGTTTTGATAAATGTTTTTTTTACTTAGGACAGATTTTAGAGAGTAACAGCATGGCAGCCCACCTTTTAGACCCCCTAGACAAAACAACGATTAAAACAACGAAGTTAAGCAAGGACTGTGATTGGACAGAAGCGGATTGGATGGAGAAAAGCTATGAAGCTAAGATCCAAGAGGTTATTCAAACAAAAAATATAGATAGTAAGGGTCTACTGATGATTCCATTGGTTTTAATGGGAGAAGTGTTAGGAGTAATCGTCGTTGACAAAGAGGGAAAAGCTCACAATTATGATAATTCCCAAATGCAACTGGCAAAATCTATCGTTGATGCCACAGCGCCTACGTTTTCAAACTTGTTATATATGGATCGACTTGAAAGCATGGTGGAAGAGCGAACGAGAGAACTAGCTGTTGCTAATGAAAAAGTTACAAGTGTGATTGAAAGTATTACGGATGGATTCTTTACTTTAAATAATACATGGGAATTTACGTACGTAAATAAGCATCAATATTTTCCACAAAGAAAAACAGCAAAAGATGTATTAGGCAAGAATATATGGGAGATTTTCCCGAGTAGCATTGATGAAGTCATGTATAAGGAACTTCATCGTGTAATGTCAGAGCGAACTACAGTGTATTTTGAATTTTTTTCTGGCCCTGATGAATATTGGTACGAAGTTATTGCATACCCGTATGATGATGGTATTTCTTGTATTTTTAAAAATATAACGGAAAAAAAGCAATATGAGCAGGAATTGAAAAGGTTATCCAACATAGATTTAATAGGGCAAATGGCAGCTGGTATCAGCCATGAGATTAGAAATCCAATGACAACAGTACGAGGATTTTTGCAGTTATTAAAAGAAGAGCCCACCTATGAGAAACATAATAAGCACTTTAATTTAATGATTGAAGAACTTGACCGTGCCAATTCTATTATTACTGAATTTCTCTCAATGGGTAATACAAGGAAATCGGATTTGCAGATGTTAGATTTAAATTCAATTATCCGCGATATTATTCCTTTAATAAAGATTGATACGCATAACCAAAATAAATATATTCAAGTCGATACAAATGACATTCCGGAATTACTTTTAAATCGTAATGAGATACGGCAATTATTAATAAACTTATACCGTAATGGCTTAGAAGCAATGGACACAGAGAAAGTTCTAACCATTAGCACCTACAAAGAAGGTCGAGATTGTGTGGTGCTTGCAGTGCGGGATCAAGGAAAAGGTATCAGGCCTGAAGTATTAGAGAAACTGGGTACGCCATTTTACACGACCAAAGATAATGGGACAGGATTGGGATTAGGTATATGTTATGCCATTGCTGCCCGTCATAATGCAAAAATAGAAATTCAAACAGGATCGGAAGGCACTACCTTTTTTGTTAAATTTAATTATGATAATAATGAAAAATAA
- the nhaC gene encoding Na+/H+ antiporter NhaC, translating to MKKEIPFGVAMIPIIITVAVMMVTIVVLKQSPHVPLIIGTTVASIVAWRYGYKWNDIEEAMYKGIRLALPAIVIIILVGLTIGAWIGGGIVATMIYYGLNLLTPSLFLVSITIICSIVALAIGSSWSTMGTIGVAGMGIGLSMGIPAPMVAGAIISGSYFGDKMSPLSDTTNLAAGLTNTDLFTHIRHMLFTTIPGLIITLIVYAFLGRSFGANNIDAKSIEQTLQVLQQNFVISPFLLIIPVVVMVLVAKKVPAIPAILVGIILGFLSQVFIQGGSVSASVGALQAGFVIDTGNKLVDELFNRGGLDSMMNTVSMTIVAMTFGGVLEHTGILRSIVNQILKLATSAKGLIASTIASCFATNLTCSEQYISIVVPSRMYANAYTEKGLHSKNLSRALEDGGTLTSVFVPWNTCGVFILATLGVGAFEYAPYAILNFIVPIISIIYGITGLTITKLSDIEKAELLKKQKAQLEA from the coding sequence ATGAAAAAAGAAATACCTTTTGGTGTAGCCATGATCCCTATTATCATTACAGTTGCAGTTATGATGGTTACAATTGTTGTATTAAAACAAAGCCCTCACGTCCCACTTATTATCGGTACAACCGTTGCTTCTATCGTCGCTTGGCGTTACGGTTACAAATGGAACGATATTGAAGAAGCAATGTATAAAGGAATTCGCCTCGCATTACCCGCTATCGTTATCATCATTCTAGTAGGTTTAACGATCGGTGCCTGGATTGGCGGCGGAATCGTCGCAACAATGATTTATTACGGTTTAAATCTTTTAACTCCATCACTATTTTTAGTTTCAATTACAATTATTTGTTCTATTGTTGCATTAGCTATCGGTAGCTCTTGGTCTACAATGGGAACAATTGGTGTTGCAGGAATGGGAATTGGCCTAAGTATGGGAATCCCAGCTCCAATGGTTGCCGGTGCTATCATTTCCGGTTCTTATTTCGGCGATAAAATGTCACCGCTTTCAGACACAACAAACTTAGCCGCAGGATTAACAAATACAGATTTATTCACACATATTCGTCATATGTTATTTACTACAATTCCAGGTTTAATTATTACTCTTATCGTTTATGCGTTCTTAGGAAGAAGCTTCGGCGCTAACAATATTGATGCCAAAAGTATCGAGCAAACGTTACAAGTCTTGCAACAAAACTTTGTTATCTCACCTTTCCTATTAATCATACCCGTAGTCGTTATGGTGTTGGTTGCTAAAAAAGTTCCTGCTATACCAGCCATTCTCGTCGGTATTATTTTAGGATTTTTATCCCAAGTCTTTATTCAAGGTGGTTCTGTCTCCGCATCTGTCGGTGCACTCCAAGCTGGATTTGTTATAGACACTGGAAACAAGCTAGTAGACGAACTATTTAACCGCGGTGGCTTAGATTCGATGATGAATACAGTCTCTATGACAATTGTCGCTATGACTTTCGGAGGAGTACTAGAACATACAGGGATTCTTCGCTCCATTGTAAATCAAATTTTAAAATTAGCGACATCAGCAAAGGGGCTTATCGCTTCTACTATCGCATCTTGTTTTGCAACAAACCTTACTTGCTCTGAACAATATATTTCAATTGTTGTCCCTTCAAGAATGTACGCAAATGCATACACAGAAAAAGGACTACATTCAAAAAACTTATCCAGAGCATTAGAAGATGGTGGAACATTAACTTCTGTTTTTGTACCTTGGAATACATGTGGTGTATTCATACTCGCAACACTTGGAGTTGGTGCATTCGAATATGCTCCTTATGCTATTTTGAATTTCATTGTACCTATTATCTCGATCATTTACGGTATAACTGGTCTCACAATTACAAAACTATCAGACATTGAAAAAGCAGAACTACTAAAGAAACAAAAAGCTCAACTAGAAGCTTAA
- the ahpC gene encoding alkyl hydroperoxide reductase subunit C, with protein MLLIGTEVKPFKANAYHNGEFIQVTDESLKGKWSVVCFYPADFTFVCPTELEDLQNQYATLKELGVEVYSVSTDTHFTHKAWHDSSETIGKIEYIMIGDPTRTITTNFNVLMEEEGLAARGTFIIDPDGVIQSMEINADGIGRDASILVNKIKAAQYVRNNPGEVCPAKWQEGSATLKPSLDLVGKI; from the coding sequence ATGTTATTAATCGGCACAGAAGTAAAACCGTTTAAAGCTAATGCTTACCATAATGGAGAATTTATCCAAGTTACTGACGAAAGTTTAAAAGGAAAATGGAGTGTAGTTTGTTTCTACCCAGCTGACTTCACATTCGTTTGCCCAACTGAACTTGAAGACTTACAAAACCAATATGCAACTCTTAAAGAGTTAGGGGTTGAAGTATACTCTGTATCTACAGACACTCACTTCACTCACAAAGCATGGCATGATAGCTCAGAAACTATCGGTAAAATCGAGTACATCATGATTGGTGACCCAACTCGCACAATCACTACAAACTTCAACGTTTTAATGGAAGAAGAAGGTCTTGCTGCTCGTGGTACATTCATCATCGATCCAGACGGCGTTATCCAATCTATGGAAATCAATGCTGACGGTATCGGCCGTGACGCAAGCATTCTTGTTAACAAAATTAAAGCAGCTCAATACGTACGTAACAACCCAGGTGAAGTTTGCCCAGCTAAATGGCAAGAGGGTTCTGCAACACTTAAACCAAGCCTTGACCTTGTAGGCAAAATCTAA
- a CDS encoding mandelate racemase/muconate lactonizing enzyme family protein — MKITAIHLYAIRLPLRDPFVISYGSYSDMPSIIVKMETDEGIIGYGEGVADDHVTGESWESTFHTLKHTLAPVLIGQDPMNIEKIHDMMDNTIYGVPTAKAAIDIACFDIMGKKLNQPVYQLIGGRYHEDFPVTHVLSIAEPEAMAKEAASMIQKGYQSFKMKVGTNVKEDVKRIEAVRERVGNDIAIRVDVNQGWKNSANTLTALRSLGHLNIDWIEQPVIADDIDAMAHIRSKTDLPLMIDEGLKGSREMRQIIKLDAADKVNIKLMKCGGIYPAVKLAHQAEMAGIECQVGSMVESSVASSAGFHVAFSKKIITSVELTGPLKFTKDIGNLHYDVPFIRLNEKPGLGIEINEDTLQELTVFQDVVR; from the coding sequence ATGAAAATTACAGCTATTCACCTTTACGCAATTCGTTTACCGCTTCGCGATCCGTTTGTTATTAGTTACGGTTCTTATTCTGATATGCCTTCTATTATCGTCAAAATGGAAACAGATGAAGGTATTATCGGTTACGGTGAAGGCGTTGCTGATGATCACGTCACAGGTGAATCATGGGAAAGTACTTTCCATACTTTAAAACATACACTTGCTCCTGTGCTCATCGGACAAGATCCAATGAATATCGAGAAAATACACGATATGATGGATAACACAATTTACGGTGTTCCTACTGCGAAGGCCGCGATTGATATTGCTTGTTTTGATATAATGGGCAAAAAATTAAATCAACCTGTATATCAATTAATTGGCGGACGCTACCATGAAGACTTCCCTGTCACTCACGTCTTAAGTATCGCCGAACCTGAAGCCATGGCAAAAGAAGCTGCTTCCATGATTCAAAAAGGTTACCAATCTTTCAAAATGAAAGTCGGTACAAATGTAAAAGAAGATGTAAAAAGAATTGAAGCGGTACGTGAACGTGTAGGAAATGATATTGCGATTCGTGTTGATGTAAACCAAGGTTGGAAAAATAGCGCGAATACATTAACAGCACTGCGTTCATTAGGACATTTAAACATTGACTGGATTGAACAACCTGTTATCGCGGACGATATTGATGCCATGGCTCATATCCGTTCTAAGACAGACCTTCCACTTATGATTGATGAAGGATTAAAAGGTTCTCGTGAAATGCGCCAAATTATAAAACTAGACGCGGCTGATAAAGTGAATATAAAACTAATGAAATGCGGCGGCATATATCCCGCTGTAAAACTCGCTCATCAAGCAGAAATGGCCGGCATTGAATGCCAAGTTGGATCCATGGTCGAATCATCCGTTGCCTCTTCCGCAGGATTCCATGTCGCTTTCTCGAAAAAAATCATTACGAGCGTTGAACTTACAGGTCCATTAAAGTTCACGAAAGACATCGGAAACTTACATTACGACGTACCATTCATTCGCTTAAACGAAAAGCCAGGACTCGGCATTGAAATAAATGAAGATACATTACAAGAACTAACCGTCTTTCAAGACGTTGTACGCTAA
- a CDS encoding DUF1456 family protein, which produces MAMSNNDILKRVRYALDIKDIDMVEIFELGGMEVTKEDVVDMLTKIKRAPQHEAENDDVIEDEYVLTCDMMMLEAFLNGFITLKRGKQDPKPGQPAPVQSKESANNLLLKKMKIALSLTSEDVLDILDSVGVTVTKGELGALLRKKGHKNYKECGDRYARNFIKGLGVKYRG; this is translated from the coding sequence ATGGCAATGAGCAACAACGATATATTAAAAAGAGTAAGATACGCTTTAGATATAAAAGATATAGATATGGTAGAAATCTTTGAACTTGGCGGGATGGAAGTAACGAAAGAAGACGTAGTTGATATGCTTACAAAAATAAAGAGAGCGCCTCAGCATGAAGCTGAAAATGATGATGTAATCGAAGATGAGTACGTATTAACATGCGACATGATGATGTTAGAGGCATTTTTAAATGGATTTATTACTTTAAAAAGAGGGAAGCAAGATCCGAAACCAGGACAACCGGCACCTGTACAAAGTAAAGAGAGTGCTAATAACCTTCTTCTAAAGAAAATGAAAATCGCACTATCATTAACGAGTGAGGATGTACTTGATATATTAGATAGCGTAGGTGTTACGGTAACAAAAGGAGAGTTAGGCGCTCTATTAAGAAAAAAAGGCCATAAAAATTACAAAGAGTGCGGCGATAGATACGCAAGGAATTTCATTAAGGGATTAGGTGTAAAGTATAGAGGGTAA
- a CDS encoding SAM-dependent methyltransferase, which produces MNEQYYDAVLHIKTVGEQKGFNKSMHYHRYEPTPYSGLDELLNQYEIRSSDRMVDFGCGKGRLNFYMHHKCGASAIGIEMNEEFYNEAMDNRDRYARKVRNSKDKIGFECCLAQEYEINPRDNRFYFFNPFSVQVFMNVVNNILLSVEETEREVDIILYYPSEDYIFFLENQTAFELKKEVRLPGAYEKNGNERFLVYTLG; this is translated from the coding sequence ATGAACGAACAATATTATGATGCAGTTTTACATATAAAAACAGTTGGTGAGCAAAAAGGATTTAACAAATCTATGCATTATCACCGATATGAACCGACGCCATATAGTGGATTAGATGAGTTATTGAATCAATATGAAATAAGAAGTAGTGACCGAATGGTAGACTTTGGATGCGGAAAAGGACGATTAAACTTTTATATGCACCATAAGTGTGGTGCTTCAGCGATTGGAATTGAAATGAATGAAGAGTTTTATAACGAAGCGATGGATAATCGTGATCGTTATGCACGAAAGGTACGAAACAGTAAAGATAAGATTGGGTTTGAATGTTGTTTAGCGCAGGAATATGAGATTAATCCACGTGATAACCGATTTTATTTCTTTAATCCATTTTCTGTACAAGTATTTATGAACGTAGTAAATAATATTTTGCTTTCGGTAGAGGAAACAGAGAGAGAAGTGGATATTATTTTATATTATCCTTCTGAGGACTATATTTTCTTCTTAGAAAATCAGACTGCGTTTGAGCTGAAGAAAGAAGTTAGATTGCCAGGTGCTTATGAGAAGAATGGGAATGAGAGGTTTTTAGTTTATACATTAGGGTAA